In Desulfovermiculus halophilus DSM 18834, the DNA window AAAAAAGATAAAAGCTGAAAGCTGAAAGCTCAAAGCTGAAAGAGATTAAGAAAAAAGATAAAAGCTGAAAGTTCAAAGTAAGCCGCAGAAGAAAAGAAGCTGAAAGCAAACCGCAGAAAGAAAGAAGCTCAAAGCTGAAAGTTCAAAGAAAATCAAAGAAGTAAAGAAGCTCGAATCCTGAAGAAGTTACTTATTATTCATAGATGTATAAAGAGAATTAATCAGGCCTTTGATCATAGACGCTATTTGCAAGCCCTCTGATTTGAGCGCATCAAAATCTTTATCAGCAATCCATCTCTTCCGTCTAAATATTTCAAGGAGGGTCATTGTTTCATACAATGATCCTCGGGCAATATAGCAGTATTGAATAAACTCTTTTTTGGAAAATCGGCCCTTACCTTCAGCCAAATTCATCCCAATGGATGTTGACGAAGCCTCAATTTGTTCCAACAGTCTGTAATGTTTCCTGGGAGTATCAAGGGATTCAATAAGCTCAATTACTTTGACGGCAAAATCAACTGATCTGGTCCATACATCCAGATTCTCAAATCCAAAATCCATTTCTACCCTTTCTTTGCCTGACACATGGGGATGCTCATCTCTATTAGAAATGCCGATGATTTTGGTCTGATTCGCTTTGAGCTTTGAGCTTCGAGCTTTGAGCTTCGAGCTTCGAGCTTTGAGCTTTGAGCTTTGAGCTTCGAGCTTTGAGCTTTGAGCTTCGAGCTTTGAGCTTTGAGCTTTGAGCTTATATCCAAGTTCACGGCTGAACATTTAGGTCAGGGGTCGGGTTTTTGTCAAGGACTTTTGAAGAGGTTTTTGCCCACCCCAGTACCATCTCCGGAGCTACCCCAGTACCATCACAAGGCTGAGCTACCCCAATGAAATCGGCAGAGCCGACACTACGTGTATTTCATAGGGCAGGCGGGGCAGGCCCGAGTGAATCCCATTGGGGGTTCCTCCCCCCCCTTCACGATCTGCGGCACACATTCTGCTCAAACCTCGTTCTTTCAGGTGCCGATCTGAAGGATGTAAAGGAAATGATTGGGCATGCGGATATCGGAATGACTGACCGGTATTCTCATCTGACTGCCCAGCATAAATTACTTATGCAGCGGCAATTGACTAACCCACATGCCTGCCAAGGCGCAGGCACGCTTACGCTAACGAAGCATACAAACGATTTCGATACCGATACCGATACCGACTAGGAGTGGCTGCCCAATCGGATCCAGATAACTAATAACAGTTTTTCATACAAACATTATGAGAATAATGTTAAGGGAAGCTGATGGGTATCTGAGGGGTATATTGATAGGGTTTAAATAAAAAAGGGGCTAGGTCTTGTCGACCTAACCCCTTGATTTTCTTTGGTGGAGCTGAGGGGACTTGAACCCCTGACCCCCTGAATGCCATTCAGGTGCTCTCCCAACTGAGCTACAGCCCCATGCGAAGAAAGAAACAAATCATATCTTTTCCCTTTTGTCAACAGAGAGTTTCAGCCTCGGGCTGGATATTGTTTGTACCAAAATTCACAAAATATTGGGTCAGTCCCTGGATGAATATCCAAAAAGATGCTACGCTGCTTTGCATTGGCAAGGAGCAGATTCATCATGCTGGAATTTTTGCGTATACAGAACCTGGCCCTAATAGAGGACCTGGAAATGGAGTTTGCTCCGGGGCTCAATGTCCTGACTGGAGAGAGCGGAGCAGGAAAATCCTTCATCCTTCGGGCCTTGGATTTCATCCTTGGCGAAAAATTGGGCCCCGGCATGATCCGTTCCGGTCGGGAAAAGGCCTTGGTGGAAGCTGTGTTTCAGCTTCCGGAGGGCGAGACCCTTCTGCGCCGGGAGCTAACGGCTGAAACCGGGCGCAGCCGCGTCTATGTCAACGACAGGTTGAGTTCTCAAGACAAGGTGCGTCAGATGCGGCCCCGCCTGATCATTCACACCAGTCAGCATGCTCAGCAGCGTCTGCTCAGGCCGTCCTATCACCAGCAGCTTTTGGATACATACCTGCCCCAGGAACTGCGCCGCAAACGGGAGGAGCTTGTTGCTCGGCTCAAGGAGCTGCGCTCCAGAGAACAGGACCTTGTGGAAAAGACTCAGGAACTGGAGAGCAAACGGGAGTTTTTGGAGTACCAGCAACATGAAATCCGCAAGGTTGATCCCAAGCCTGGGGAGATGGACGAGCTGGAAAACCGCAAACAAGTCCTGAGGGACCAGGCGCAGGCCCAAACAGCAGTCAACAGCTGTCTGGATCTCCTGTACGGAGACCAGGGGGCTCTGGTGGACCGTATCCATGATCTGCAGCGGGAAGTCCGGACCTTGGCTTCCCTGGATGGGGAGTATACACCTTTTGACCAGCAGCTTGAAGACGTTCGCCAGGTGTTGATGGATTTCGGCTCCAGTCTGAAGCAGGGTCCGGGCGGACAGGAAAGCGAGCGGGAGCTGGAAGAGATTGAATCCAGATTATGGCAGCTCAGTCAGCTGCAGCGGCGGATGAACAGGACTCTGGAGCAGCTTCTGGACCTGGACCGGGAGATTGAGGACAACCTGTCTTTTCTGGATACCTGCCATTTGGAGCTCAGTCAGATCGACAGGGAACTGAAGCAAGTCCATTCTCAATTGGCCGATATTATTGATGAAGTCAATGCTGCACGCCGGAGTAATGCCGACAAGCTGTGCTCTTGCCTCCAGAATGAGCTGCAGCAGCTGGGTTTTTCCTCTGACGTCCAGGTCAGATTTGATTTTTCCACTGTCGAGCTGGCCCCTGGAATCGAAGAGATTCAGGGGCGTCTGCTCTGGGTCCCCAATCCCGGACAGCCTCCCCAGCCTTTGGATCAAATCGCCTCCGGCGGAGAGCTGTCCAGATTCCTGCTGGCCCTGGTCGGGCTGACAGCTGGGGACGAGTTCCCCACTCTGCTTTTTGACGAGGTGGATGCAGGGATTGGAGGGCTTATCCTGGGGCAAGTCGGACGGCGGATCCAAGAATTGGCCCGCCATCATCAAGTCATACTCATTTCGCATTGGCCCCAACTCGCTTCCCTGGCCGAATGTCACTTCAAGGTATACAAGGAAATTGAAGAAGAACAGACGTTTACTTTTTGTACCAGGCTCCAGGGCCGGGAGGTGGAACAGGAACTCTCCCGTATGGCCGGAGGCGGGGATCAGGGCCGGGCAATGGCCAGACAGTTTTTGGAGGGAACATAATGAAGCCGCGCCAGCAACCATCGTGTCAGACTCTGTCAGTTCTCAGCACCTCCTCTCCAGACCAGGAACTCTTCCACCACGTGGTTCTGGAGCCCCCGGACTGGGACTGGACACCGGGCCAATTTGTCATGCTCCGGCCTCAGACCTGGACCTTGGATCCCTTCAGCTCTCGGCCGTTCTCCATTGCAGATTTGAACTCGGAAGGTCTGCATATCCATTATCAAGTAGTGGGCAAGGCCACCCGGCAGATGACGGCCCTGAAGCCAAAAGACCCGGTGACCGTCTGGGGGCCCCTGGGGCGGGGCTTTGCCTATGATCCGAAGACACCGACCCTTCTTCTGGCCGGCGGCATGGGGGTCATCCCCTTTCTGGGCCTCATCCGCAGCCATCCCAAGCCGGGAAATCTGGAACTTCTTTTCGGACACCGCCACGATCTAAAAAATTATCCCTACCAGGAAATTGCAGATACGATCCTGGTCTGGAATCTCCAGGATAAGATAGCCAAGGACTTGAAAAAGCTGCATAAGGCCTTGAAGGTAAAGATCGACGGCTATTCCCGGGACGGGACCATTCTGGCCTGCGGTCCGGTTCCATTCCTCAAAGAGGTTCAGGAGCTGGTCATGGAAAATGAGGCCAGCTGCCAGCTCTCTCTGGAAACGACCATGGTCTGCGGGGTCGGAGCCTGCCTGGGATGCGTTGTGCACACCAGGGACGGGGGCCAAAAGCAGGCCTGTGTCGAGGGCCCGGTGTTCAACGCTGCGGAGATTGTTTTGCCCTCAAATTGAGCTGAATCTCATGTAATGGGAGCGCAATGGAAAGAACATTTCGCTCTTATTAGTAATGCAGCCGGGTCTGGGCCCGGTGGAGATATGACTTGAACTTGGCCCCGCAAGCCGGGGGGCTAAACGGCTATCAGAGCCATGCTGTGCTGATCGACAGCAGCCAATATATATGACCAGACAACGGGAACGCCAATGAAGGATCTACATTGCAATCTGGCCGGACTGGAGCTGTCCAATCCGATTATGACCGCTTCCGGCACTTTCGGCTACGGCCTGGAGTATGCCCCGTACGGAGAACTGCGCAAGCTTGGAGGCTTGGTGGTCAAGGGGCTCTCCCTTGAACCCCGTTCCGGGAACCCCGGGCCTCGGATCGTGGAAACCCCCTGCGGACTGCTCAACGCCATCGGGCTGCAGAACATAGGAGCTTCAAGCTTTGTGCAGGATAAGCTCCCCGGGCTGCCGTGGAAAGAGACCCCGATCATCGCCAATCTGTATGCCCAAAGCAGGGACGAATTTGCCGAACTGGGCGCGTACCTGGCCCAGTTCGAGGAAATTGCAGGCCTGGAGGTCAATGTCTCCTGCCCCAACGTGGCCAAAGGGGGAACGGCTTTTGGCCAGGACCCGGGACAGGCGGCAGCTGTGTGCCGGGCGGTGAAGGACGTGAGTGGAGCAAAGCCGGTCATGGTCAAGCTGACCCCGAATGTGACCGATATCCGGGCCATGGCTGTGGCTGTGCAGGATGCGGGCGCAGATGTCATCTCGCTGATCAATACGCTTAGCGGTATGGCTGTAGATATCTCTACCAGACGTCCGAAGCTGGCCAATATTCACGGTGGGTTGTCCGGCCCGGCTATCAAGCCGGTGGCCCTGCACCAGGTGTACCAGGTCTGCCAGGAAGTGAGCATTCCGGTCATCGGGCTGGGGGGCATATCCTCGGCAAGGGATATACTGGAGTTTATTCTGGTCGGGGCCCAGGCGGTGCAAATCGGTTCGGCCAACTTCCTCCGTCCGGATATGAGCTTTCGGCTCGTGGATGAGCTGCAGACCCTGACCGAGGAGCTGGAAATTTCTTCCTGGGATGAATGGCGGGGAAGCTTGAAGGTCGAATGACGCGTGGTTTTGAAATTGCCAGTGTAGCACATTGGAATAACGTGGTTCTTTAACGTAGCCTGTGGATTTTTGGAGTTTGCCATCTCTTCTGTGAGCCCACTTTCGGCCCGGTATTTTCTAAGCCACATGCCTGCCAAGGCGCAGGCACGCTTGCGCTAACGAAGCATACAAACGATTTCGATACCGATTGAAAGTGGTTACCCATTGTTGTGATTTTCTTTCTTC includes these proteins:
- a CDS encoding four helix bundle protein yields the protein MFSRELGYKLKAQSSKLEAQSSKLEAQSSKLKARSSKLKARSSKLKANQTKIIGISNRDEHPHVSGKERVEMDFGFENLDVWTRSVDFAVKVIELIESLDTPRKHYRLLEQIEASSTSIGMNLAEGKGRFSKKEFIQYCYIARGSLYETMTLLEIFRRKRWIADKDFDALKSEGLQIASMIKGLINSLYTSMNNK
- a CDS encoding tyrosine-type recombinase/integrase; protein product: MKSAEPTLRVFHRAGGAGPSESHWGFLPPLHDLRHTFCSNLVLSGADLKDVKEMIGHADIGMTDRYSHLTAQHKLLMQRQLTNPHACQGAGTLTLTKHTNDFDTDTDTD
- a CDS encoding DNA repair protein RecN, which produces MLEFLRIQNLALIEDLEMEFAPGLNVLTGESGAGKSFILRALDFILGEKLGPGMIRSGREKALVEAVFQLPEGETLLRRELTAETGRSRVYVNDRLSSQDKVRQMRPRLIIHTSQHAQQRLLRPSYHQQLLDTYLPQELRRKREELVARLKELRSREQDLVEKTQELESKREFLEYQQHEIRKVDPKPGEMDELENRKQVLRDQAQAQTAVNSCLDLLYGDQGALVDRIHDLQREVRTLASLDGEYTPFDQQLEDVRQVLMDFGSSLKQGPGGQESERELEEIESRLWQLSQLQRRMNRTLEQLLDLDREIEDNLSFLDTCHLELSQIDRELKQVHSQLADIIDEVNAARRSNADKLCSCLQNELQQLGFSSDVQVRFDFSTVELAPGIEEIQGRLLWVPNPGQPPQPLDQIASGGELSRFLLALVGLTAGDEFPTLLFDEVDAGIGGLILGQVGRRIQELARHHQVILISHWPQLASLAECHFKVYKEIEEEQTFTFCTRLQGREVEQELSRMAGGGDQGRAMARQFLEGT
- a CDS encoding dihydroorotate dehydrogenase, with product MKPRQQPSCQTLSVLSTSSPDQELFHHVVLEPPDWDWTPGQFVMLRPQTWTLDPFSSRPFSIADLNSEGLHIHYQVVGKATRQMTALKPKDPVTVWGPLGRGFAYDPKTPTLLLAGGMGVIPFLGLIRSHPKPGNLELLFGHRHDLKNYPYQEIADTILVWNLQDKIAKDLKKLHKALKVKIDGYSRDGTILACGPVPFLKEVQELVMENEASCQLSLETTMVCGVGACLGCVVHTRDGGQKQACVEGPVFNAAEIVLPSN
- a CDS encoding dihydroorotate dehydrogenase, producing MKDLHCNLAGLELSNPIMTASGTFGYGLEYAPYGELRKLGGLVVKGLSLEPRSGNPGPRIVETPCGLLNAIGLQNIGASSFVQDKLPGLPWKETPIIANLYAQSRDEFAELGAYLAQFEEIAGLEVNVSCPNVAKGGTAFGQDPGQAAAVCRAVKDVSGAKPVMVKLTPNVTDIRAMAVAVQDAGADVISLINTLSGMAVDISTRRPKLANIHGGLSGPAIKPVALHQVYQVCQEVSIPVIGLGGISSARDILEFILVGAQAVQIGSANFLRPDMSFRLVDELQTLTEELEISSWDEWRGSLKVE